The sequence GCCCCACCCCCGCACTCGTGCCGCCTCCGCACTCTATCCACGGGACGGCCCGCTCCGGCCGTCCCTTCGTCCGCTCTTTCTCCGCCCTCCACTTCCGGCCTTCCCCCACCTCTCCCCTGCCGCGCCCGAGTGCCCTGGTGGGAGGATGGCAACGGGCCCGCGACGACGCGCGGACCGCACGCACAGCGAGGAGCGCAGTCATGGCCAAGCAGGCCCCGCAGAGCGATCCGGCGCAGGACGCCCCCCGGGTGTCCGCGCCCCAGCACGCGGCCGCCGGGCTGCCCGCGGTCGGCCACAGCCTGCGGATGGCCGCCGAGCAGATGGGTGCCCGCCGCACCCTCAGCACCCTGCTCAAGGTCAACCAGCCCGACGGCTTCGACTGCCCCGGCTGCGCCTGGCCCGAGCCGGGCAAGACGCACACCGCCGAGTTCTGCGAGAACGGTGCCAAGGCCGTCGCCGAGGAGGCCACCGAGCGCCGGATCCGCGCCGAGTTCTTCGCCGCCCACCCGGCCGCCGAGCTGGCGGAGCGCTCCGGCTACTGGCTCGGCCAGCAGGGCCGGCTCACCGCGCCGATGCTGCTCGACGAGGGCGCCACCCACTACACCCCGATCTCCTGGGACGACGCCTTCGCGCTGATCGCCGAGGAGCTGCGGGCCCTGGACACCCCGGACGGCGCCGCCTTCTACACCTCGGGCCGGACCAGCAACGAGGCCGCGTTCGCCTACCAGCTGTTCGCCCGCCGGCTCGGCACCAACAACCTGCCGGACTGCTCCAACATGTGCCACGAGTCCTCCGGCTCGGCGCTCACCGAGACCCTCGGGGTCGGCAAGGGCAGCGTCAGCCTCAAGGACCTCTACCAGGCCGATCTGATCATCGTCGCGGGCCAGAACCCGGGCACCAACCACCCCCGGATGCTCTCCGCCCTGGAGCGGGCCAAGCGCGCCGGCGCCACCATCGTCAGCGTCAACCCGCTGCCCGAGGCCGGTCTCGAGCGGTTCAAGAACCCGCAGCAGGCCCGCGGACTGGTCGGCCACGGCACCAAGCTGACCGACCTCTTCCTGCAGATCCGGCTCGGCGGCGACCTCGCCCTGTTCCGCGCCCTGAACCAGCTGATCCTGGAGAAGGACGCCGTCGACCACGCCTTCGTCGCCGAGCACGGCCACGGCTTCGAGGAGTTCGCCGCCGAGGCCCGGACCACCTCCCGCGAGGAGGTGCTCGCCGCCACCGGCCTGCCCTGGGAGCAGATCGAGGAGCTGGGCCGGATGGTCCTCGCCTCCGAGAAGGTCATCGTCTGCTGGGCGATGGGCCTCACCCAGCACAAGCACTCGGTGCCGACCATCCGCGAGGTGGTCAACTTCCTGCTGCTGCGCGGCAACGTGGGCCGCCCCGGCGCCGGCGTCTGCCCGGTGCGCGGCCACAGCAACGTCCAGGGCGACCGGACGATGGGCATCTTCGAACGCCCGTCCGCCGCGTTCCTGGACGCGCTCGGCCGCGAGTTCTCCTTCGAACCGCCGCGCGAGCACGGCTTCGACTCGGTCGACACCATCCGGGCCATGCGGGACGGCCGGGTCGGCGTCTTCTTCGCGATGGGCGGCAACTTCGTCGCCGCCACCCCGGACACCGAGGTCACCGAGGCGGCGATGCGCCGCTGCCGGCTGACCGTGCACGTCTCCACCAAGCTCAACCGCTCGCACGTGATCACCGGCGCCCGCGCGCTGATCCTGCCCACCCTCGGCCGCACCGACCGGGACATCACCGCGCACGGCGCCCAGTTCGTCAGCGTCGAGGACTCCATGGGCCAGGTCCACTCCTCGCGCGGCGGCCTGCGCCCGCCGGCCCCCGGCCTGCTGTCCGAGGTCGCCATCGTCTGCCGCCTCGCCCGCGCCGCCCTCGGCCCGCAGGACACCGTGCCGTGGGAGGACTTCGCGTCCGACTACGACACCCTGCGCGACCGGATCGCCCGGGTCGTGCCCGGCTTCCAGGACTTCAACGACAAGGTCCGCCGCCCGGGCGGCTTCACCCTCCCGCACGGCCCGCGCGACACCCGGACCTTCCCGACGGCGACCGGCAAGGCCAACTTCACGGTCAACCCGCTCACCGCGCCCGAGGTGCCGGAGGGGCGGCTGCTGCTGCAGACGCTGCGGTCGCACGACCAGTACAACACCACCATCTACGGCCTCGACGACCGCTACCGCGGCATCCAGGGCGGGCGGCGGGTGGTGCTCGTCAACCCGGCCGACGGCGCCGATCTGGGCCTTGCCGACGGCCAATACGTCGACCTGGTCAGCGAGTGGAAGGACGGCGTGGAGCGCCGCGCCCCGCACTTCCGCGTCGTCCACTACCCGGTGGCCCGGGGCGGCGCGGCCGCGTACTACCCGGAGACGAACGTGCTGGTGCCGCTGGACTCGACCGCGGACATCAGCAACACGCCGACGTCCAAGGCCGTCGTGATCCGCTTCGAGGCCGACAGTGGAGCCTGATCCCGCTGTCCTTCACCCCATGCCGGAGCAGCCCCGCGTGGTGCTGCTCCGGCCGCTGGTGAAGTCCCCGCTGATCGAGGTCGGGGAGTTCACGTACTACGACGACCCGGACGACCCGACGGCGTTCGAGACCCGCAACGTGCTGTACCACTACGGGCCGGAGCGGCTGGTCATCGGACGGTACTGCGCGCTGGGCACCGGCGTGCGCTTCATCATGAACGGCGCCAACCACCGGGTCGACGGGCCGTCCACCTTCCCGTTCCCGATCATGGGTGGCTCGTGGGCCGCGCACTTCGACCTGCTGACGGATCTGCCGAACCGGGGCGACACGGTGGTGGGCAGCGACGTCTGGTTCGGCAACGGCGTGACGGTGATGCCCGGCGTCCGCATCGGCCACGGCGCGATCGTGGCGACGGGGAGCGTGGTGACGGCGGACGTCCCCGACTACGCGGTGGTCGGCGGCAACCCTGCCCGGGTGATCCGCTCCCGGTACAGCGAGGACGAAATCGCCCGCCTGCTGGCCATGGCGTGGTGGGACTGGCCCACCGAGCACATCACCGGGCACGTCAGGACGATCATGTCCGGCACCGTCGAGGAGCTGGAAGCCGCCGCCCCTGCTTAGGAAGTCGGCCTGACCGACCTCTCATCTCCGCCACCCCTCTCATCCGGCTGCCCCTCGCTCGCTCCGAGCGAGGGGCAGCATTGGAAACGGGGAGTGGGAAGTCGGCGGTTCCGACTTCCCACTCCCCGCCGACCAGAGGCTTGCAGGGTGGCTGGCCGCTCGCTCGGCCCGAGCGAGCGGCCAGCCATGTCAGATGTGGTGGTCGAGTTCGCCTGCCTTGACGAAGTCGAGGAGGTTCGTGAAATTTGCACGGGTCGCGCAGAGTACGAGATCGCCTTCGTCGGACTCACGCAGCTCCACCCACCCATCCACCACGCGAACCTCGACACACGCGTTGCTCGAACCCGAGTGGCTGGACTTCTGCCATTGGTGATTGAACACGCCGTCCTTCCCCGTACCGGCTTGCGGCCCCTCGCTCAGCCCGAGCGAGGGGCCACAAGAAGCTGAGCGTGGTGGTCGAGTTCGCCGGCCTTGATGGCGTGGAGGAGCGCGGCTACGGCGGCAGGGGTGGTGCGGAGGATGGTCTCGCCGTCGTCGGACTCACGAAACTCCAACCCGTCGGCGGCTGCACGGACCTCAACACACTCGTCGTGCGCGCCGCTGTAGCTGGGTTTCTGCCATGCGCCGTTTGCCATGATCGCTGTTCACTTCCTTCTCACGGACTTGATGCAGGAAGTCGGACGCGCCGACTTCCCAGGTTGACCGATCAGCGGCTGGACATCTGCGGCAGAAGGCAACAGGACGTTCCGGCTGCGGAAGCACGGAGTAGGAAGTCGGCGAGTCCGATTTCCTACCCCCCGACTTGCAGGTTGCTGGCCCCTCGCTCGGGCCGAGCGAGCGGCCAGCCATGTCAGATGTGGTGGTCGAGATCGCCGGCCTTGATCGTGGCGAGGAGATCCGCGAAAACGGCGGGCCCCGCTGCGAGGACCAAGCCAGGCGCATCGGATTCGCGGAGCTCAACCGCCTCGATGCCGACCCTGACCTCGACACACTCGTTGTTCGAGGCGCTGTAACTGGACTTCTGCCACTCAGAGCTAGGCATGTCCGCTCTTCACTTCCTTCATGACGGATCGGATGAACTCACGCGAATCGGCTTCACCGAGAGCGGTCGAGTCGAGACGCGAGAAGATGACTCGATGGGTGGCCAGGTCTGCTTGTGAGTCGAAGAAAAGGGCTCCTTGGGACACATCCATCTCGATGGCATCGAGTTCGGGAACCGGCCCTTCGGCGAAGGTCAGGTTCTCGCCCGACCCCGGGAAGGTGTCGAGGGCGAACGGCACCACTCGCACAGAGATTCCAGGGTGCTCGGAGTCGTTGAGAAGAGCACCGAGCTGGTCAACAAGCACCGCCGAGCCACCGAACTGCATCCGCAACGCGGCCTCGTGGATGAAGGTTCGCAACGGCGTGGAACCTGACCGAACGATCTCCTGCCGACGAATTCGAAAGGCAGTCCTGGCTTCAACATCCCTGGCTGGGAGCGGTGGAAACATCCGAGCAAAGACCGCGGACGCGTAAGCACTGGTCTGAAGCAGCCCCGGAACGTACGCGGTGGTACAGAACGTCAACCTCTTGGCATGTGCTTCAAGCTCGGCAACCTCCAGGAAATCGATCGTCAGGACACCCCGATAGTCTTCCCACCAGCCCTTTCCTCGCTCCGAAGCCATCTCTGCGAGAGCGTCGATCAGCGGCCCATTGGCGCACCGGCACGCCGAGGCGACCATCCGCAGCCGCTCTGGACTGACGCCGATCTTCGCCATCTCCATCTGTGTCACCTGGGCCGGGCTGATGCCGAGCTTCCTGGCGAGCTCGCTGCCACCGAGCCCTGCCTGCTCCCGCATGCGTCGCAGCTCACTTCCGAGGCGACGTTGACGGAGGGTCGGATTTGGGCGAAGGGCCATGACGTCCTCTCTCACGGGGGCGGGATCAGTGTGCCGCGCGCCCGGCGGGCCGGTCCAACTACGGGTCGACCACACGGTAGGGGGAACTTTCTCGCCGATACCTATAAATAGAGGTGCTGTCGGCTATGGTCTACATCACAGCGATCCGACGGGTCGTCAGTAATGCCTGTTCATCAGGGCAGTAGGCGCATGCTGCCCTCTTGCACCGCAGAGCAGCCAGTCCGGGCTGGCCTCGTTCACAGTGACGCGTCCGTCGACGCTCCCTCTCCCTCGCCCTCCCTCTGGAGGTTCGCCATGCGTGCCTGCAACCCGCCCGACTGCTCCGCCGTCCGGGCCGAACTCCGCTCCCTCCTCCGCACCGCCGGGTGGCCGCCGGACAGCATCGCCGACGCCGAACTCGCCTTCCAGGAACTGTTCGTCAATGCGTGGCAGCACGGAGGCTGCCCCGCCCCGGCCGTCCTGGTCTGCCTGCGGCCGAGCACCCTGCGCGTCGCCGTCTGCGACGACTGCCCCGAGCTGCCCGAACCCCGGATCTCCGCCGACCCCTACGCGGTCTCCGGGCGCGGACTCCACCTCGTCAGCGCCCTCGCCGACCGCCTCGGCGTCGACCCCACCAAGACCGGCAAGGTCGTCTGGTTCGAACTGGACTTCGCCGCGTGAACACCCCCATCGACCCCCACGACCGCATCCTGCGCACCTACACCGAACCCGAGGTCACCGCCCTCCTCCGTGAACTCCACGAACGCGGCAGACCCCTCGGCCTGCGCTGGGGCTCCGCCGCCGTCTCGGACCCCACCATCGACGGCCGCCTCCTCGTCGACTTCGGCGACGCCCCCGTCTCCACCCTCCTCAACCTCCTCACCCTGCTGCGGGAGGTGCCCCGGGAGTGAGCACCTTCCTCGTCGGCGCCGCCTTCGCCGTCCTCCTGGCCCTCGCGATCGCCACCGTCGTCACCGGCGTCGTCACCGCCCTGAAGATCGGCCCGCCCCCACCCCAGATCACCCGCCACGGCCACTGGGAACCCCACACCCACCCCGACGGCACCACCGAACACACCTGGACCCCCCACCCGGCCGACCAGCAGCCCCACGACCGCCACCGCATACCCAAGTGACCCCCTCCGGGAGTGGGAAGTCGGCCGCTCCGACTTCCCACTCCACCAGCGGCCGCCGCTCGGTCCCGGTGGCTCCCTTGCACACAGCGGGGAATCACTGCGGGAGATCCCGGACGCAGGAAGTCGGCAGCATCGACTTCCCACTCCTCCCGGCCTCGTCCTCACCAGAAGGGCGGCAGCGTTCCGGTGGCCCTTGCCGCGCAAGGACCACCGGTTGACTGCCCCTCGCTCGGGCCGAGCGAGGGGCAGGAGGTAACAACCCGGGCGAACCAACTCCACCCACCTCCTGCTCCCCTCGTGGCCCCTTTGCCGCTCGCAAAGGGGCCACCGAAACGAGAACCCCAGAGGTGGTGAGAGGCTGCCGCTCGCTCGGACCGAGCGAGCGGGACCCCGGGCAGTCGTCCACGGCAGTCGGATCGTGGAGTGGGAAGTCGGCGCCGGCGACCTCCCACTCTCGGGTCGCTTCTGAGACCCGACCTGCGGTGGTCCGGCTATCGGTTCCCGGTCGTACCGAAGCTGCTCAGGCGAAGCCGACCTCGGTGAAGCAGCAACCGCCGCGCTCGGCAATGGGCAGGACCGGGCCCGGCATGAGCCGCGGGGCGTGGCGGAAGTACTGACGGAATCCCGACGCGCGGAACTTCAGGTCGAACAAGTGGCCCTCGATGTGCCATTGCTGCCAGTCCTGCTTGCCGTCGTCCGGCACCAGCCGGTGCACGTCGGCGATCTCCAGTTCCGGGTGCATGTCCTTGAAGCCGAGGCCGCCCTCAAGGTCCCAGACCTGCTCGAAGACGAGCGTCGCGGGGGCGACCCAGAAGGAGAAGGTCTTGGCAGGCCTGACCGGGTGGACCCAGCGGACAATGTAGTCGAGATCGAGCAGGAGCCTCGGCAGGATGTCATCGGTCTGCTGCACGTGCAGACCGTGGACGGTGGCGTCGTGCCAGCCCATATCCTCGAAGTCGGCATCACTCCAGACACTCTTCGAGAGACCTGATTCCTGGTGGCTGTTCATACCTGCATCCAACCAGGGCCGTCCACCTTGAGCTCATGCCAGATCGGCGTCAGGAGAACCCGGCATTGGGCCTCACCGGCAGGACGGCCCCTTGCTGCGCAAGGGGCCACCGGAAGAGGAACCCTTGGGGTGGGCAGTCAGGATCGCCGACTTCCCAGCCCAAAGTGGTGAGGGGTGCCGCTCGCTCGGACCGAGCGAGCGGCAGCCCAGGTAGCGGTCCACGGCAGTCGGATCGTGGAGTGGGAAGTCGAACCCATCGACTTCCCACTCCGAGCCCGGCTGAGGAGCTCCGAAAAACTGGCTGTACGCGGGAAGTCGACCGTTCTGACATCTCACTCCACCACCGGCACAGCTCGGTCCCGGTCGCTCCCTTGCCGCTCGCAAGGAAGCCACCGGACAAAGCCCCGGGAGCAGGAAGTCGGCGGTTTCGACTTCCTGCTCCTGCCAGCTTTGGTCCTCACAGAGAGGGACGGCGGCATTCCGGTGACCCCCTTGTCGCACAAGGGGGCCACCGGAATGAGCAGTGGCAAGCTCACGCAGCTACGGGCCGGGCAGTGAGCCGGTCAGCCCCGACCTCATCGCGGGCGGCAGGTCAGGGGTGGCTGCCCCTCGCTCGCCCGAGCGAGGGGCAGCTATCAGGTGAGGTGGTCCTACCTTGGAGGCCGGCGTGGGAAGTCGGAACCGCCGACTTCCCACGCCGTGGAGACGCATCTCGACCCTGGTGGCTCCTTTGCCGCCCGCAAGGGAGCCACCAGAGCAAGCCTTGGAGCAGGAAGTCGGCAGCATCGACTTTCCACTCCCCCCGGCCTCGCCCTCACCAGAAGTACGCCGGTATCCGGTGGCCCTTGTGCGACAAGGGCCACCGGATACCGGCTATCACGGTCTGCCCCCGACCGCAGGAAGTCGGTCTCGTCGACTTCCTGCTCCACCTGCTCCTGGATCTCGCTGGGAAGCGGCGGGTTGTGAGTGGCTGCCCCTCGCTCGGGCCGAGCGAGGGGCAGCCGGACGACGAACCTCGGGCGGGAAGTCAGGACCACCGATCTCCCGCTCCAAGGTGGTGAGGGGGTGCGGTCCAGAGCGGTCGGGCTCGGAAGGACCGGCCGCACGTGGAAAAGTCGAGGGTTCCGGCATCTTGCTCCCCCACTGGCGCAGCTCGGTCCCAGTGGCTCCCTTGTCAGCCCCGCTGTGGAG comes from Streptomyces sp. TLI_053 and encodes:
- a CDS encoding FdhF/YdeP family oxidoreductase; the encoded protein is MAKQAPQSDPAQDAPRVSAPQHAAAGLPAVGHSLRMAAEQMGARRTLSTLLKVNQPDGFDCPGCAWPEPGKTHTAEFCENGAKAVAEEATERRIRAEFFAAHPAAELAERSGYWLGQQGRLTAPMLLDEGATHYTPISWDDAFALIAEELRALDTPDGAAFYTSGRTSNEAAFAYQLFARRLGTNNLPDCSNMCHESSGSALTETLGVGKGSVSLKDLYQADLIIVAGQNPGTNHPRMLSALERAKRAGATIVSVNPLPEAGLERFKNPQQARGLVGHGTKLTDLFLQIRLGGDLALFRALNQLILEKDAVDHAFVAEHGHGFEEFAAEARTTSREEVLAATGLPWEQIEELGRMVLASEKVIVCWAMGLTQHKHSVPTIREVVNFLLLRGNVGRPGAGVCPVRGHSNVQGDRTMGIFERPSAAFLDALGREFSFEPPREHGFDSVDTIRAMRDGRVGVFFAMGGNFVAATPDTEVTEAAMRRCRLTVHVSTKLNRSHVITGARALILPTLGRTDRDITAHGAQFVSVEDSMGQVHSSRGGLRPPAPGLLSEVAIVCRLARAALGPQDTVPWEDFASDYDTLRDRIARVVPGFQDFNDKVRRPGGFTLPHGPRDTRTFPTATGKANFTVNPLTAPEVPEGRLLLQTLRSHDQYNTTIYGLDDRYRGIQGGRRVVLVNPADGADLGLADGQYVDLVSEWKDGVERRAPHFRVVHYPVARGGAAAYYPETNVLVPLDSTADISNTPTSKAVVIRFEADSGA
- a CDS encoding CatB-related O-acetyltransferase, whose protein sequence is MPEQPRVVLLRPLVKSPLIEVGEFTYYDDPDDPTAFETRNVLYHYGPERLVIGRYCALGTGVRFIMNGANHRVDGPSTFPFPIMGGSWAAHFDLLTDLPNRGDTVVGSDVWFGNGVTVMPGVRIGHGAIVATGSVVTADVPDYAVVGGNPARVIRSRYSEDEIARLLAMAWWDWPTEHITGHVRTIMSGTVEELEAAAPA
- a CDS encoding DUF397 domain-containing protein, with protein sequence MFNHQWQKSSHSGSSNACVEVRVVDGWVELRESDEGDLVLCATRANFTNLLDFVKAGELDHHI
- a CDS encoding DUF397 domain-containing protein, which gives rise to MANGAWQKPSYSGAHDECVEVRAAADGLEFRESDDGETILRTTPAAVAALLHAIKAGELDHHAQLLVAPRSG
- a CDS encoding DUF397 domain-containing protein, with product MPSSEWQKSSYSASNNECVEVRVGIEAVELRESDAPGLVLAAGPAVFADLLATIKAGDLDHHI
- a CDS encoding helix-turn-helix transcriptional regulator — its product is MALRPNPTLRQRRLGSELRRMREQAGLGGSELARKLGISPAQVTQMEMAKIGVSPERLRMVASACRCANGPLIDALAEMASERGKGWWEDYRGVLTIDFLEVAELEAHAKRLTFCTTAYVPGLLQTSAYASAVFARMFPPLPARDVEARTAFRIRRQEIVRSGSTPLRTFIHEAALRMQFGGSAVLVDQLGALLNDSEHPGISVRVVPFALDTFPGSGENLTFAEGPVPELDAIEMDVSQGALFFDSQADLATHRVIFSRLDSTALGEADSREFIRSVMKEVKSGHA
- a CDS encoding ATP-binding protein; this encodes MRACNPPDCSAVRAELRSLLRTAGWPPDSIADAELAFQELFVNAWQHGGCPAPAVLVCLRPSTLRVAVCDDCPELPEPRISADPYAVSGRGLHLVSALADRLGVDPTKTGKVVWFELDFAA